A window of Citrus sinensis cultivar Valencia sweet orange chromosome 7, DVS_A1.0, whole genome shotgun sequence contains these coding sequences:
- the LOC102608368 gene encoding ABC transporter G family member 29-like isoform X1 — MEHHDIEKAMMRNSRRGNPRNNSISRGLSRTSWSMEEVFSGGRHSRRRSSRAVDEDEEALKWAAIEKLPTYDRLRTSIMQSFVETEQQQIPQSDTNKVVVHKEVDVRKLDMNDRQKFMDKLFKVPEEDNEKYLKKFRHRIDKVGIRLPKVEVRFDHLTIEANCYIGTRALPTLPNAARNIAESILGLLGIEMAKTTKLTILKDVSGIIKPSRMTLILGPPSSGKTTLLLALAGKLDRDLKVRGEITYNGYRLNEFVPQKTSAYISQNDVHVGEMTVKETFDFSARCLGVGTRYELLSELARREKDAGIFPEAEIDLFMKATAMKGVESSLITDYTLKILGLDICKDTIVGDEMNRGISGGQKKRVTTGEMIVGPTKTLFMDEISTGLDSSTTYQIVKCLQQIVHVTDATILMSLLQPAPETFDLFDDIILLSEGQIVYQGPRERVLEFFESCGFCCPERKGTADFLQEVTSRKDQEQYWADRSKPYRYISVTEFANRFKSFHIGMHLENQLSVPFDKSQGHRAAIVFKKYTVPKMELLKACWDKEWLLIKRNSFVYVSKTVQLIIVAIIASTVFLRTRMHTRNENDGALFIGALLFSMIINMFNGFAELAMTIQRFPVFYKQRDLMFHPVWTFTLPTFLLRIPISIFESVVWVVVTYYTIGFAPEASRFFKNFLLVFLIQQMAAAMFRLIAGVCRTMIIANTGGALTLLVVFLLGGFIVPKGQIPNWWEWGYWVSPLAYGYNAFAVNEMYASRWMNRLASDNVTKLGAAVLNNFDIPAHRDWYWIGAAALSGFIVLFNVLFTFTLMYLNPPGKPQAVLSEEAAAEMVAEQEESKEEPRLVRPQSKKDSYPRSLSSSDANNSREMAIRRMCSRSNPNELSRNDDSNLEAAKGVAPKRGMVLPFTPLAMSFDSVNYYVDMPPEMKEQGVAEDKLRLLNEVTGAFRPGVLAALMGVSGAGKTTLMDVLAGRKTGGYIEGDIRISGFPKKQETFARISGYCEQNDIHSPQVTVKESLIYSAFLRLPKEVSKEDKIIFVEEVMDLVELESLKDAIVGLPGVTGLSIEQRKRLTIAVELVANPSIIFMDEPTSGLDARAAAIVMRTVRNTVDTGRTVVCTIHQPSIDIFEAFDELLLLKRGGQVIYSGPLGRNSHKVIEYYEAIPGVPKIKDKYNPATWMLEVSSAAAEVRLGMDFADAYKSSSLCQRNKALINELSTPPPGAKDLYFATQYSQSTWGQFKSCLWKQWWTYWRSPDYNLVRCCFTLACALMIGTVFWKVGTKREDTTDLTMIIGAMYAAILFVGISNCSTVQPVVAVERTVFYRERAAGMYSALPYAIAQVIVEIPYVLFQTTYYTLIVYAMVSFEWTAAKFWWFFFVTFFSFLYFTYYGMMTVSITPNHQVAAIFAAAFYALFNLFSGFFIPRPKIPKWWIWYYWICPVAWTVYGLIVSQYGDVEDSISVPGMAQKPTIKAYIEDHFGYEPDFMGPVAAVLVAFTVFFAFMFAFCIKTLNFQTR; from the exons atggaGCATCATGACATAGAGAAGGCGATGATGAGAAATTCGCGGAGAGGGAATCCAAGGAATAACAGCATAAGCAGGGGCCTAAGCAGGACGAGTTGGAGCATGGAGGAAGTATTTTCCGGCGGGAGGCActcaagaagaagaagcagccGCGCCGTCGACGAAGATGAAGAAGCTCTCAAGTGGGCTGCCATTGAGAAGCTTCCAACTTATGACAGATTGAGAACAAGTATCATGCAATCTTTTGTTGAGACAGAGCAGCAGCAGATTCCTCAAAGTGACACTAACAAAGTAGTGGTGCATAAAGAAGTTGATGTCAGAAAGCTTGATATGAATGATAGACAAAAGTTCATGGACAAGCTTTTCAAGGTTCCTGAAGAAGATAATGAGAAGTACTTGAAGAAGTTTAGACATAGAATTGACAA GGTTGGAATTAGGCTTCCCAAAGTTGAAGTTAGGTTTGATCATTTAACGATTGAAGCCAATTGCTACATTGGAACTAGAGCTCTTCCCACTCTTCCAAATGCTGCTAGAAACATTGCTGAATCCATTCTTGGTTTGTTAGGGATTGAAATGGCCAAGACAACAAAACTAACCATTCTTAAAGACGTTTCGGGGATCATAAAACCATCGAG AATGACACTTATATTGGGGCCACCATCATCAGGAAAAACGACCCTTTTGTTGGCATTGGCCGGAAAGTTGGACCGGGACTTGAAG GTCAGAGGAGAAATTACCTATAATGGGTATCGGCTCAATGAATTTGTTCCACAAAAGACATCAGCATACATTAGTCAAAATGATGTTCATGTTGGAGAAATGACTGTGAAAgaaacttttgatttttctgcAAGATGCCTAGGTGTTGGCACCCGATATG AACTCTTAAGTGAGCTTGCTAGAAGGGAAAAAGACGCCGGCATATTTCCCGAAGCTGAAATTGACCTTTTCATGAAG GCAACTGCAATGAAAGGAGTTGAGAGCAGTCTCATCACTGACTACACCCTCAAG ATTTTAGGGCTTGATATATGCAAGGACACCATTGTTGGAGATGAAATGAATCGAGGGATTTCTGGTGGACAGAAAAAGAGAGTGACTACAG GAGAGATGATTGTTGGCCCCACGAAGACATTGTTTATGGATGAAATATCAACGGGTCTAGATAGCTCCACGACATATCAAATAGTCAAGTGTTTGCAGCAAATCGTGCATGTCACAGATGCCACAATCTTGATGTCCCTACTCCAGCCTGCTCCTGAGACGTTTGATCTTTTTGATGATATCATCCTCTTATCGGAGGGCCAGATTGTTTACCAGGGCCCACGGGAACGCGTCCTTGAATTCTTTGAAAGTTGTGGGTTCTGCTGCCCTGAGAGAAAGGGCACCGCTGATTTCTTGCAAGAG GTTACCTCCAGGAAAGACCAAGAGCAGTACTGGGCAGATAGAAGCAAACCATACAGATATATTTCAGTCACAGAATTTGCAAACAGATTCAAGAGTTTCCACATTGGGATGCATTTGGAGAACCAGCTGTCAGTGCCTTTTGATAAATCTCAAGGCCACAGAGCAGCTATAGTATTCAAAAAGTACACGGTCCCGAAGATGGAACTTCTCAAAGCTTGTTGGGACAAAGAATGGCTACTTATCAAGAGAAATTCATTTGTCTATGTTTCCAAAACAGTCCAGCTTATCATTGTTGCCATCATTGCATCAACTGTGTTTCTAAGGACTAGAATGCATACaaggaatgaaaatgatgGGGCATTGTTTATTGGTGCATTGTTATTCTCAATGATCATTAATATGTTCAATGGGTTTGCTGAGCTCGCAATGACGATTCAAAGATTTCCAGTGTTTTACAAGCAGAGAGACCTTATGTTCCATCCCGTATGGACCTTCACATTGCCAACATTCCTGCTCAGGATTCCGATATCAATTTTTGAGTCTGTTGTTTGGGTTGTTGTCACATATTACACAATAGGATTTGCACCTGAAGCTAGCAG GTTTTTTAAGAACTTTCTGCTCGTATTTTTGATTCAACAAATGGCTGCTGCGATGTTTAGGCTTATTGCTGGAGTGTGCAGGACAATGATCATTGCTAACACTGGCGGCGCACTCACACTACTTGTAGTTTTCTTGTTAGGAGGCTTCATTGTTCCTAAAG GCCAAATTCCAAATTGGTGGGAGTGGGGTTACTGGGTGTCACCTTTGGCATATGGTTACAATGCCTTTGCTGTGAATGAAATGTATGCTTCAAGGTGGATGAACAGATTG GCCTCAGACAACGTTACTAAATTAGGAGCGGCAGTGctcaataattttgatattccTGCTCATAGAGACTGGTATTGGATTGGTGCAGCAGCCCTTTCCGGATTCATTGTTCTATTCAATGTTCTCTTCACTTTCACGCTAATGTACCTAAATC CTCCTGGGAAACCACAAGCAGTATTGTCTGAGGAAGCAGCAGCAGAAATGGTGGCTGAGCAGGAAGAATCAAAAGAGGAACCAAGATTAGTAAGGCCACAATCGAAGAAAGATTCATACCCTCGATCACTCTCTTCTTCTGATGCGAACAATTCAA GAGAAATGGCAATCCGAAGAATGTGCAGCCggtccaatccaaatgaactGAGTAGAAATGATGATTCTAATCTTGAGGCTGCTAAAGGAGTTGCTCCAAAAAGAGGAATGGTTCTGCCTTTCACTCCTCTTGCAATGTCTTTTGATAGTGTTAATTACTATGTGGATATGCCTCCG GAAATGAAGGAACAAGGAGTGGCGGAGGACAAACTACGGCTGCTTAATGAAGTAACAGGTGCATTTAGGCCTGGAGTTTTGGCAGCACTAATGGGAGTCAGTGGAGCTGGAAAGACGACATTGATGGATGTTTTGGCAGGAAGAAAGACTGGTGGTTACATTGAAGGAGACATTAGAATCTCCGGATTCCCAAAGAAACAAGAAACCTTTGCCAGAATTTCAGGCTATTGTGAACAAAATGATATTCACTCTCCCCAAGTCACAGTCAAAGAATCCTTGATTTATTCAGCTTTCCTTCGGCTGCCTAAAGAAGTCAGCAAAGAGGACAAGATT atttttgtCGAAGAAGTGATGGACTTGGTAGAGCTAGAATCTCTCAAGGATGCTATAGTGGGGTTGCCAGGAGTTACAGGGCTGTCAATAGAGCAGAGAAAGAGATTGACAATAGCAGTGGAGCTTGTTGCTAATCCCTCAATCATTTTCATGGACGAACCAACGTCTGGTCTTGATGCAAGAGCAGCTGCTATTGTTATGAGGACTGTGAGAAACACCGTGGATACTGGTAGAACTGTTGTCTGCACAATTCATCAACCTAGCATTGATATTTTTGAAGCCTTTGATGAACTGCTTCTTTTGAAGAGAGGAGGACAAGTGATCTACTCAGGACCACTTGGTCGAAATTCTCACAAGGTCATTGAATATTATGAG GCTATTCCTGGAGTGCCAAAAATAAAGGACAAGTACAATCCTGCAACATGGATGCTAGAAGTGAGCTCAGCAGCAGCTGAAGTTCGACTTGGCATGGACTTTGCTGACGCCtacaaatcatcatcattatgcCA GCGAAACAAGGCGCTAATTAATGAGTTGAGCACTCCACCACCAGGGGCTAAAGACCTCTATTTTGCCACTCAGTATTCTCAGTCAACATGGGGACAATTCAAATCTTGTCTTTGGAAACAATGGTGGACCTATTGGAGAAGTCCTGATTATAATCTTGTTAGATGCTGTTTCACTTTGGCTTGTGCTCTCATGATTGGGACTGTATTTTGGAAAGTTGGTACCAAAAG GGAGGATACAACTGATCTGACTATGATCATCGGAGCAATGTATGCTGCTATCCTATTCGTTGGTATTAGCAATTGCTCGACAGTTCAGCCTGTAGTAGCGGTTGAAAGAACAGTATTTTATCGAGAGCGAGCTGCCGGAATGTATTCCGCATTACCTTATGCAATTGCACAG GTGATTGTTGAGATACCATACGTGCTTTTCCAAACAACATATTATACACTTATTGTGTATGCCATGGTGAGCTTTGAATGGACAGCAGCGAAGTTCTGGTGGTTCTTCTTCGTCACATTCTTCTCCTTCCTTTACTTCACATACTACGGAATGATGACCGTTTCCATCACACCAAACCACCAAGTAGCAGCCATCTTTGCAGCAGCATTCTATGCgctctttaatcttttctccGGCTTCTTCATCCCAAGACCG AAAATTCCCAAGTGGTGGATCTGGTACTACTGGATCTGCCCTGTAGCATGGACAGTTTATGGATTAATCGTGTCACAATATGGAGATGTGGAAGATTCCATTAGTGTACCTGGGATGGCACAAAAACCCACTATAAAAGCATATATCGAAGATCATTTCGGATATGAACCAGATTTCATGGGACCAGTTGCTGCAGTTTTGGTTGCCTTCACAGTCTTCTTTGCCTTCATGTTTGCATTCTGCATCAAGACACTCAACTTCCAAACGAGATAG
- the LOC102608368 gene encoding ABC transporter G family member 36-like isoform X2 produces MTVKETFDFSARCLGVGTRYELLSELARREKDAGIFPEAEIDLFMKATAMKGVESSLITDYTLKILGLDICKDTIVGDEMNRGISGGQKKRVTTGEMIVGPTKTLFMDEISTGLDSSTTYQIVKCLQQIVHVTDATILMSLLQPAPETFDLFDDIILLSEGQIVYQGPRERVLEFFESCGFCCPERKGTADFLQEVTSRKDQEQYWADRSKPYRYISVTEFANRFKSFHIGMHLENQLSVPFDKSQGHRAAIVFKKYTVPKMELLKACWDKEWLLIKRNSFVYVSKTVQLIIVAIIASTVFLRTRMHTRNENDGALFIGALLFSMIINMFNGFAELAMTIQRFPVFYKQRDLMFHPVWTFTLPTFLLRIPISIFESVVWVVVTYYTIGFAPEASRFFKNFLLVFLIQQMAAAMFRLIAGVCRTMIIANTGGALTLLVVFLLGGFIVPKGQIPNWWEWGYWVSPLAYGYNAFAVNEMYASRWMNRLASDNVTKLGAAVLNNFDIPAHRDWYWIGAAALSGFIVLFNVLFTFTLMYLNPPGKPQAVLSEEAAAEMVAEQEESKEEPRLVRPQSKKDSYPRSLSSSDANNSREMAIRRMCSRSNPNELSRNDDSNLEAAKGVAPKRGMVLPFTPLAMSFDSVNYYVDMPPEMKEQGVAEDKLRLLNEVTGAFRPGVLAALMGVSGAGKTTLMDVLAGRKTGGYIEGDIRISGFPKKQETFARISGYCEQNDIHSPQVTVKESLIYSAFLRLPKEVSKEDKIIFVEEVMDLVELESLKDAIVGLPGVTGLSIEQRKRLTIAVELVANPSIIFMDEPTSGLDARAAAIVMRTVRNTVDTGRTVVCTIHQPSIDIFEAFDELLLLKRGGQVIYSGPLGRNSHKVIEYYEAIPGVPKIKDKYNPATWMLEVSSAAAEVRLGMDFADAYKSSSLCQRNKALINELSTPPPGAKDLYFATQYSQSTWGQFKSCLWKQWWTYWRSPDYNLVRCCFTLACALMIGTVFWKVGTKREDTTDLTMIIGAMYAAILFVGISNCSTVQPVVAVERTVFYRERAAGMYSALPYAIAQVIVEIPYVLFQTTYYTLIVYAMVSFEWTAAKFWWFFFVTFFSFLYFTYYGMMTVSITPNHQVAAIFAAAFYALFNLFSGFFIPRPKIPKWWIWYYWICPVAWTVYGLIVSQYGDVEDSISVPGMAQKPTIKAYIEDHFGYEPDFMGPVAAVLVAFTVFFAFMFAFCIKTLNFQTR; encoded by the exons ATGACTGTGAAAgaaacttttgatttttctgcAAGATGCCTAGGTGTTGGCACCCGATATG AACTCTTAAGTGAGCTTGCTAGAAGGGAAAAAGACGCCGGCATATTTCCCGAAGCTGAAATTGACCTTTTCATGAAG GCAACTGCAATGAAAGGAGTTGAGAGCAGTCTCATCACTGACTACACCCTCAAG ATTTTAGGGCTTGATATATGCAAGGACACCATTGTTGGAGATGAAATGAATCGAGGGATTTCTGGTGGACAGAAAAAGAGAGTGACTACAG GAGAGATGATTGTTGGCCCCACGAAGACATTGTTTATGGATGAAATATCAACGGGTCTAGATAGCTCCACGACATATCAAATAGTCAAGTGTTTGCAGCAAATCGTGCATGTCACAGATGCCACAATCTTGATGTCCCTACTCCAGCCTGCTCCTGAGACGTTTGATCTTTTTGATGATATCATCCTCTTATCGGAGGGCCAGATTGTTTACCAGGGCCCACGGGAACGCGTCCTTGAATTCTTTGAAAGTTGTGGGTTCTGCTGCCCTGAGAGAAAGGGCACCGCTGATTTCTTGCAAGAG GTTACCTCCAGGAAAGACCAAGAGCAGTACTGGGCAGATAGAAGCAAACCATACAGATATATTTCAGTCACAGAATTTGCAAACAGATTCAAGAGTTTCCACATTGGGATGCATTTGGAGAACCAGCTGTCAGTGCCTTTTGATAAATCTCAAGGCCACAGAGCAGCTATAGTATTCAAAAAGTACACGGTCCCGAAGATGGAACTTCTCAAAGCTTGTTGGGACAAAGAATGGCTACTTATCAAGAGAAATTCATTTGTCTATGTTTCCAAAACAGTCCAGCTTATCATTGTTGCCATCATTGCATCAACTGTGTTTCTAAGGACTAGAATGCATACaaggaatgaaaatgatgGGGCATTGTTTATTGGTGCATTGTTATTCTCAATGATCATTAATATGTTCAATGGGTTTGCTGAGCTCGCAATGACGATTCAAAGATTTCCAGTGTTTTACAAGCAGAGAGACCTTATGTTCCATCCCGTATGGACCTTCACATTGCCAACATTCCTGCTCAGGATTCCGATATCAATTTTTGAGTCTGTTGTTTGGGTTGTTGTCACATATTACACAATAGGATTTGCACCTGAAGCTAGCAG GTTTTTTAAGAACTTTCTGCTCGTATTTTTGATTCAACAAATGGCTGCTGCGATGTTTAGGCTTATTGCTGGAGTGTGCAGGACAATGATCATTGCTAACACTGGCGGCGCACTCACACTACTTGTAGTTTTCTTGTTAGGAGGCTTCATTGTTCCTAAAG GCCAAATTCCAAATTGGTGGGAGTGGGGTTACTGGGTGTCACCTTTGGCATATGGTTACAATGCCTTTGCTGTGAATGAAATGTATGCTTCAAGGTGGATGAACAGATTG GCCTCAGACAACGTTACTAAATTAGGAGCGGCAGTGctcaataattttgatattccTGCTCATAGAGACTGGTATTGGATTGGTGCAGCAGCCCTTTCCGGATTCATTGTTCTATTCAATGTTCTCTTCACTTTCACGCTAATGTACCTAAATC CTCCTGGGAAACCACAAGCAGTATTGTCTGAGGAAGCAGCAGCAGAAATGGTGGCTGAGCAGGAAGAATCAAAAGAGGAACCAAGATTAGTAAGGCCACAATCGAAGAAAGATTCATACCCTCGATCACTCTCTTCTTCTGATGCGAACAATTCAA GAGAAATGGCAATCCGAAGAATGTGCAGCCggtccaatccaaatgaactGAGTAGAAATGATGATTCTAATCTTGAGGCTGCTAAAGGAGTTGCTCCAAAAAGAGGAATGGTTCTGCCTTTCACTCCTCTTGCAATGTCTTTTGATAGTGTTAATTACTATGTGGATATGCCTCCG GAAATGAAGGAACAAGGAGTGGCGGAGGACAAACTACGGCTGCTTAATGAAGTAACAGGTGCATTTAGGCCTGGAGTTTTGGCAGCACTAATGGGAGTCAGTGGAGCTGGAAAGACGACATTGATGGATGTTTTGGCAGGAAGAAAGACTGGTGGTTACATTGAAGGAGACATTAGAATCTCCGGATTCCCAAAGAAACAAGAAACCTTTGCCAGAATTTCAGGCTATTGTGAACAAAATGATATTCACTCTCCCCAAGTCACAGTCAAAGAATCCTTGATTTATTCAGCTTTCCTTCGGCTGCCTAAAGAAGTCAGCAAAGAGGACAAGATT atttttgtCGAAGAAGTGATGGACTTGGTAGAGCTAGAATCTCTCAAGGATGCTATAGTGGGGTTGCCAGGAGTTACAGGGCTGTCAATAGAGCAGAGAAAGAGATTGACAATAGCAGTGGAGCTTGTTGCTAATCCCTCAATCATTTTCATGGACGAACCAACGTCTGGTCTTGATGCAAGAGCAGCTGCTATTGTTATGAGGACTGTGAGAAACACCGTGGATACTGGTAGAACTGTTGTCTGCACAATTCATCAACCTAGCATTGATATTTTTGAAGCCTTTGATGAACTGCTTCTTTTGAAGAGAGGAGGACAAGTGATCTACTCAGGACCACTTGGTCGAAATTCTCACAAGGTCATTGAATATTATGAG GCTATTCCTGGAGTGCCAAAAATAAAGGACAAGTACAATCCTGCAACATGGATGCTAGAAGTGAGCTCAGCAGCAGCTGAAGTTCGACTTGGCATGGACTTTGCTGACGCCtacaaatcatcatcattatgcCA GCGAAACAAGGCGCTAATTAATGAGTTGAGCACTCCACCACCAGGGGCTAAAGACCTCTATTTTGCCACTCAGTATTCTCAGTCAACATGGGGACAATTCAAATCTTGTCTTTGGAAACAATGGTGGACCTATTGGAGAAGTCCTGATTATAATCTTGTTAGATGCTGTTTCACTTTGGCTTGTGCTCTCATGATTGGGACTGTATTTTGGAAAGTTGGTACCAAAAG GGAGGATACAACTGATCTGACTATGATCATCGGAGCAATGTATGCTGCTATCCTATTCGTTGGTATTAGCAATTGCTCGACAGTTCAGCCTGTAGTAGCGGTTGAAAGAACAGTATTTTATCGAGAGCGAGCTGCCGGAATGTATTCCGCATTACCTTATGCAATTGCACAG GTGATTGTTGAGATACCATACGTGCTTTTCCAAACAACATATTATACACTTATTGTGTATGCCATGGTGAGCTTTGAATGGACAGCAGCGAAGTTCTGGTGGTTCTTCTTCGTCACATTCTTCTCCTTCCTTTACTTCACATACTACGGAATGATGACCGTTTCCATCACACCAAACCACCAAGTAGCAGCCATCTTTGCAGCAGCATTCTATGCgctctttaatcttttctccGGCTTCTTCATCCCAAGACCG AAAATTCCCAAGTGGTGGATCTGGTACTACTGGATCTGCCCTGTAGCATGGACAGTTTATGGATTAATCGTGTCACAATATGGAGATGTGGAAGATTCCATTAGTGTACCTGGGATGGCACAAAAACCCACTATAAAAGCATATATCGAAGATCATTTCGGATATGAACCAGATTTCATGGGACCAGTTGCTGCAGTTTTGGTTGCCTTCACAGTCTTCTTTGCCTTCATGTTTGCATTCTGCATCAAGACACTCAACTTCCAAACGAGATAG
- the LOC102625843 gene encoding 1-aminocyclopropane-1-carboxylate oxidase — protein MAVSPESLPEKPLDFRAPPPSPIASGRRSCVTNDDVLTEFLEHSLRVPDLILPDKVFPRQKFIENPPSIDFQSLRSMQSDAVSKLLDSIATIGCFQLVNYGVPVEFINSTMATAGGVFGVSSEKRAAVTRSPEKPYGFEEVHGEEEENEFSEEFVWCRDESLKQEMEGVWPLGYSKFSEKIETLMLDMEKVAEKILQVVRENSERKSVNRNCMEQEQENVGSVCYLYRHCRDVPADSSSLRYDVIRMLIRGVDFSHALCLHICDGASEFHVYSKKGWVSFTPDKDAIVITAGDQIQAFGGGQLKHVIGRPIFKTDQKEDCISMAVLYSPPSIPSSSSSSSSIITYIPEKGKTISLGQQFMIAIFLTLLYHFLVYAYKKF, from the exons ATGGCAGTGTCACCTGAATCCCTGCCCGAAAAGCCCCTCGATTTTCGTGCCCCGCCGCCATCGCCAATCGCCAGTGGCCGCCGCTCCTGTGTCACTAATGATGACGTGCTCACGGAATTTCTTGAGCATTCATTGCGTGTGCCGGATTTGATTTTACCGGATAAGGTCTTCCCCAGACAAAAGTTTATTGAAAACCCTCCAAGCATTGACTTTCAATCATTGAGGTCCATGCAAAGCGATGCTGTTTCCAAGTTGTTGGATTCTATTGCCACTATTGGGTGTTTTCAGCTAGTGAATTATGGAGTTCCAGTGGAGTTCATAAATTCCACTATGGCTACGGCCGGCGGAGTTTTCGGGGTGTCATCGGAGAAAAGGGCGGCGGTAACGAGGTCACCGGAGAAGCCTTATGGGTTTGAGGAAGTTCACGGTGAGGAGGAGGAGAATGAATTTAGCGAAGAATTCGTTTGGTGTAGAGACGAAAGTTTGAAGCAGGAAATGGAGGGAGTTTGGCCACTTGGATATTCAAAATTCAG TGAGAAAATTGAGACCCTTATGTTGGATATGGAAAAGGTGGCCGAGAAAATCTTACAAGTTGTGAGGGAAAATTCAGAGAGAAAATCAGTGAATAGAAATTGCATGGAGCAGGAGCAGGAAAATGTTGGTTCTGTTTGTTATCTGTACAGGCATTGCCGCGATGTTCCGGCGGATTCGAGCTCCCTGAGGTATGATGTGATCAGAATGCTGATAAGGGGAGTTGATTTTTCACATGCTTTGTGTTTGCATATTTGTGATGGGGCTTCGGAGTTTCATGTTTACTCCAAGAAAGGTTGGGTCTCATTTACTCCAGATAAAGATGCCATTGTCATAACAGCTGGGGATCAAATTCAG GCATTTGGTGGTGGGCAGTTGAAGCATGTAATCGGAAGGCCAATATTTAAAACTGatcagaaagaagattgcaTTTCAATGGCAGTTCTGTATTCACCTCCAAGCATCcctagcagcagcagcagcagcagcagcatcaTCACCTACATTCCTGAGAAGGGAAAAACTATTTCCCTTGGCCAACAATTTATGATTGCaatatttttaactcttttgTATCACTTTTTGGTTTATGCTTACAAAAAATTCTGA
- the LOC102608072 gene encoding protein SAWADEE HOMEODOMAIN HOMOLOG 1 has product MDDEDSWPDFTLAEIKEMESMYKEIGEASLTQEYCKALATSFSFSASRAARPAITWLQVQSWFRDKQKKSQAKSKSSSKDLKLFIDLCGESISSNEPEMSDKPIGSRISELKELAFEARSSKDDAWYDVASFLTYRVTCAGELEVRVRFSGFNNTEDEWVNVKTAVRQRSIPLEQSECVKVNVGDLVLCYQEREDQAVYCDAHVLDIQRRVHDTEGCQCIFVVRYDHDFSEEQVKVERLCCRPTL; this is encoded by the exons ATGGATGACGAAGACTCATGGCCTGATTTTACATTAGCTGag ATTAAGGAAATGGAGAGCATGTACAAGGAGATAGGAGAAGCATCATTGACTCAGGAGTATTGCAAAGCGCTTGCGACCAGTTTTAG TTTCTCAGCAAGTCGTGCTGCAAGACCTGCCATTACTTGGCTTCAG GTGCAAAGTTGGTTCCGggataaacaaaaaaagtcACAAGCAAAATCCAAGTCTTCATCTAAGGATCTCAAGTTATTTATTGATCTCTGTGGTGAAAGTATTTCGAGCAATGAACCTGAGATGTCAGATAAGCCAATAG GCAGTAGGATCTCAGAACTTAAGGAACTGGCATTTGAAGCTAGATCATCAAAAGATGATGCATG GTACGATGTTGCTTCATTCCTCACCTACAGAGTTACATGTGCAGGTGAACTG GAAGTACGTGTGCGATTTTCTGGGTTTAATAATACAGAAGATGAATGGGTGAATGTGAAAACGGCTGTTCGTCAGCGGTCTATTCCTTTAGAACAGTCAGAATGTGTCAAGGTCAATGTTGGAGATCTTGTTCTATGCTACCAG GAAAGAGAAGATCAAGCAGTCTACTGTGATGCACATGTTTTGGATATCCAGAGACGGGTACACGACACAGAAGGCTGCCAATGCATCTTTGTGGTCCGCTATGACCATGACTTCTCTGAG GAGCAAGTTAAAGTGGAGAGATTATGTTGCAGGCCTACCCTTTAA